A stretch of Kyrpidia spormannii DNA encodes these proteins:
- the tadA gene encoding tRNA adenosine(34) deaminase TadA yields the protein MPDTPRDLQYMERALQLAAYAGEMGEVPIGAVVVAGGQILGEGCNLREMWNDPTAHAEMVALRQAAQAVGGWRLSGTTLYVTLEPCAMCVGAAVLARVERVVFGAPDPKAGACGSVLQVADAPLNHRLKVEGGVLRESCSDLLKRFFRELRARERPQAGHSSVLSFDDPPRRDV from the coding sequence TTGCCAGACACCCCGCGGGATTTGCAGTACATGGAGCGCGCCCTGCAACTGGCCGCATACGCAGGGGAGATGGGTGAAGTGCCCATCGGTGCGGTGGTGGTGGCAGGCGGACAGATCCTCGGAGAGGGTTGCAACCTTCGGGAGATGTGGAATGATCCCACAGCCCACGCGGAGATGGTGGCCTTGCGGCAAGCGGCCCAAGCGGTCGGTGGCTGGCGACTTTCGGGCACCACGTTGTATGTGACCCTGGAGCCATGTGCCATGTGCGTGGGTGCAGCTGTCTTAGCTCGGGTGGAACGGGTGGTTTTTGGGGCGCCTGATCCGAAAGCGGGAGCGTGCGGATCAGTGCTCCAGGTGGCTGACGCGCCCCTGAATCATCGACTCAAGGTGGAGGGTGGCGTTCTTCGGGAATCCTGTTCCGACCTGCTAAAACGGTTTTTTCGTGAACTGCGCGCGCGGGAGAGGCCGCAGGCTGGCCATTCTTCAGTTCTTTCCTTTGATGACCCACCGCGGAGAGATGTCTGA
- a CDS encoding two-component system sensor histidine kinase NtrB → MFHREGWIERNIELLPFPACLLDSGGALLAASRALEDATRQPENHPAEKGPESSNAGRDGLAADMVRYERTTEDGNRVYLYVSDDAITWDLWLWELVQPIIGEMAMGVILTDVDLRVRATNSTAVKMLHLKADDAIGRVLSEAVPELGLVLRPVAHKIAAEGVRNLLFDAEIDGQIQHWLLDSHVLPGFLSPEGSHEKRIVFFLKDLGERFENQLQRQEKLATVGKIAAGIAHEIRNPLTSIKGFLQIMRENFIRSHMDKEFQYTEVMLAEIDRVNELVGELLLLSRPRDIKLASMEVEELVTGLAPLISSETLLHDIEFHLCIKPVPKVLADPELLKQVVLNLVKNAVEAMEHGGTLTLCTDVDREENLVRIDVQDTGPGIPAYAMDRIFDAFFTTKENGTGLGLPICQRIISDLGGMIRVSSKGYGTTFSVLLPAYEP, encoded by the coding sequence TTGTTTCACCGCGAAGGCTGGATCGAACGAAACATCGAACTCCTCCCGTTTCCGGCCTGCCTCTTGGACAGCGGCGGCGCACTCCTGGCGGCGAGTCGGGCGCTGGAAGATGCAACTCGGCAGCCCGAAAACCATCCGGCAGAGAAGGGTCCGGAATCTTCAAACGCCGGGAGGGACGGTTTGGCGGCCGATATGGTCCGCTACGAAAGAACCACTGAGGACGGGAATCGCGTGTACTTGTATGTTTCAGATGACGCCATCACCTGGGACCTGTGGCTGTGGGAACTTGTTCAGCCCATTATCGGGGAGATGGCGATGGGCGTTATTTTGACCGATGTGGATCTGAGGGTGCGGGCGACGAACAGCACAGCTGTGAAGATGCTGCACTTGAAAGCCGATGACGCCATTGGGCGGGTCCTTTCCGAGGCTGTTCCCGAACTCGGCCTGGTGTTGCGTCCCGTTGCCCACAAGATCGCCGCGGAAGGTGTGCGAAACCTTCTTTTTGATGCTGAAATCGACGGGCAGATCCAACACTGGTTGCTGGATTCTCATGTTTTGCCGGGTTTTTTATCTCCGGAGGGATCTCACGAAAAAAGAATCGTGTTTTTCCTGAAGGATCTGGGGGAACGGTTCGAAAACCAGCTTCAGCGACAGGAAAAGCTCGCCACGGTCGGCAAGATTGCCGCTGGCATTGCCCACGAAATTCGCAATCCCCTGACTTCAATTAAAGGCTTTTTGCAAATCATGCGAGAGAATTTCATCCGCTCCCATATGGATAAGGAATTTCAGTACACTGAGGTTATGTTGGCGGAGATCGATCGGGTCAATGAGTTGGTCGGGGAGTTGCTGTTGTTATCGAGACCCCGGGATATAAAACTGGCATCCATGGAAGTGGAAGAACTGGTTACGGGTTTGGCCCCACTTATCAGCAGTGAAACCCTTCTGCACGACATTGAATTTCATTTGTGTATCAAACCCGTTCCGAAAGTGTTGGCAGACCCTGAGCTGTTGAAGCAGGTCGTTCTGAACCTCGTGAAAAATGCGGTGGAAGCGATGGAACACGGCGGCACGTTGACCCTATGTACCGACGTGGACCGGGAAGAAAATCTCGTTCGGATTGATGTACAAGACACGGGTCCCGGGATTCCCGCTTACGCGATGGATCGCATTTTCGATGCCTTTTTTACGACCAAAGAAAACGGGACTGGCTTGGGGCTGCCCATTTGCCAACGGATTATCAGCGATCTGGGGGGTATGATCCGGGTTTCCAGTAAAGGATACGGGACCACGTTCAGTGTTC
- a CDS encoding YmaF family protein, with amino-acid sequence MKQPVIGILYHADPPTSGEPRNEDHTHELYLIEWDGRPPHVHDFAGITSFDAGHRHRYAGTTGPAPSGVPHTHDYYTVTTLNQGHTHVLQGRTGPAVPLPGGGHYHLFAGVSTVNGRPPHTHHYRGRTGHAHP; translated from the coding sequence ATGAAACAACCGGTCATCGGCATCCTGTACCACGCCGATCCGCCCACATCTGGAGAACCGAGGAATGAAGACCACACCCACGAGCTCTATTTGATCGAATGGGACGGCCGGCCACCGCATGTCCACGATTTCGCCGGAATCACATCTTTCGACGCCGGTCATCGACATCGTTACGCTGGCACCACGGGCCCCGCTCCGAGCGGTGTCCCCCACACCCACGATTATTACACGGTGACCACCTTGAATCAAGGCCACACCCACGTCTTACAAGGGCGCACAGGTCCCGCCGTGCCTCTGCCCGGAGGCGGTCATTACCACCTATTCGCCGGTGTCAGCACGGTCAACGGTCGTCCGCCCCACACCCATCACTACCGCGGCAGAACGGGGCACGCCCATCCCTGA